The following are encoded in a window of Paenibacillus polymyxa genomic DNA:
- a CDS encoding ADP-ribosylglycohydrolase family protein, which produces MHQQLSYHYPSYKKFFCDIDGKAALAFWEKYPAPHQALMVGVDELAEYLRKASHNTCSTRKAEGLPVEFSSRASLKKHPILDMISYGTHEQPAGTWSDDSSLTFCLGDSLCNGYYITDIADKMKKWYEQSYWTPHGEVFDIGRTTSESIKNLIEGRHPSDTGGKQINDNGNGSLMRILPLSFYLQHVEDEEYKYQVIHDVSKITHAHPRSILACSIYVEYALLFLKGLSLQEAFNIMRNNILNFFCRKESFSLELEFFKRILIENLMELNEEEINSSGYVIDTLEASFWCLLTTNDYKSAVLKAVNLGNDTDTTAAVTGGLAGIYYGIQQIPIQWINKIAKREMIIELANKMNNVFKRKL; this is translated from the coding sequence ATGCACCAACAATTAAGCTATCACTATCCGTCCTACAAGAAGTTCTTCTGTGATATTGACGGGAAAGCCGCACTCGCCTTCTGGGAGAAGTATCCTGCACCACATCAGGCATTGATGGTGGGGGTGGATGAACTGGCGGAGTATTTACGTAAAGCGAGTCATAACACCTGTTCCACCCGTAAGGCAGAAGGACTACCGGTTGAGTTTAGTTCAAGAGCAAGTTTGAAAAAACATCCTATTTTGGATATGATTAGTTACGGTACTCATGAACAACCAGCAGGAACTTGGTCTGATGATAGCTCTTTGACTTTCTGCCTAGGAGATAGTCTATGTAATGGTTATTATATTACTGATATTGCTGATAAAATGAAAAAATGGTATGAACAATCATATTGGACTCCGCATGGTGAAGTGTTTGATATTGGAAGAACTACATCAGAATCTATAAAAAATTTAATTGAAGGTAGACATCCTTCAGACACTGGTGGTAAACAAATTAATGATAACGGTAATGGATCATTAATGAGAATTCTCCCGCTATCTTTTTATTTACAACATGTTGAGGATGAAGAATATAAGTATCAAGTTATTCATGATGTATCGAAGATTACACATGCTCATCCTAGATCAATTTTAGCATGCTCAATATATGTTGAATATGCTTTATTATTTTTAAAAGGGCTCTCCCTTCAAGAAGCTTTTAATATTATGAGGAACAACATTTTGAATTTCTTTTGCAGGAAAGAATCCTTTTCCCTTGAACTTGAATTTTTTAAAAGGATACTTATAGAAAACTTAATGGAACTTAATGAAGAAGAAATAAATTCCTCAGGGTATGTTATTGACACATTAGAAGCAAGTTTTTGGTGTTTGTTAACAACAAATGATTATAAAAGCGCTGTATTAAAGGCTGTGAATTTAGGTAATGACACTGATACTACTGCTGCGGTAACTGGTGGTTTGGCTGGTATATATTATGGAATTCAGCAAATTCCCATTCAATGGATTAACAAGATAGCAAAACGAGAGATGATTATTGAGTTAGCAAATAAAATGAATAATGTATTTAAAAGAAAATTATAA